In Candidatus Planktophila versatilis, the genomic window CTTTCCCAAACCCGGAGGAACCTGGCGCAATTGATTTAGCACTCAAGAAAGCGCGCGATTTTGGCGCTGAGCTGGTAATTGCTAATGACCCAGATACTGACCGATGTGCGGTGGCAATTAAAGATCCTAAAGTCGGCTGGCGAATGTTGCGCGGAGATGAGCTTGGAATAATCTTTGGCGAATGGATTGCACGCACCAAGCCATCTGGAACATTCGCAACTTCTATCGTCTCTTCCTCGGCACTGGGCAAGATTAGCGCGCACTATGGAATCAAATACAAAGAGGTGCTCACAGGCTTTAAGTGGCTGGCAAAGATTGAGAACCTGTCCTTTGGATATGAAGAAGCGATTGGCTACGCCGTTGATTCCGAAAATGTTAATGATAAAGATGGAATATCAGCTGCAATCTTCATCGCTCAGATAGCAATCGATTTAAAGCGCGATGGACTCACTATTTCTGACCTGCTCGATGAAGTATGGGCCCGACATGGTTTCCATGGCACGGAACAGATTTCAATTCGCGTCGCTGATCTATCGGTGGTTACTGGTCTACTCGCACGGCTACGCCAGCACCCACCACAAGAGATTGCCGGACGTGGCGTTGAAGCCATCGATGACTTAGCGGCTCCTACAAACGGATTACCACCAACAGATGGGCTGCGAATCTGGCTTGCTGGAGGAATTCGAGTCATTGTGCGTCCCTCAGGTACTGAGGCGAAAATCAAGTGTTATATCGAAGTCGTGACAGCAACGTCAGGTGAGTCACAGAAAATACTCGACGAGATTCGCCAACCTCTGAAAGAATTCCTTTCATGAGTTTCTATGGCCTAGTTGATGGATCTGAGAAATCTCTTCTTAAATTCTTAGAGCAACTATCTGGCGTTGACCAAGTGGGTGCAGACTCTCGAGCTGCAATGCTGGCAACTCGTAGTATTAAGACAACAAGCAAGAAATGGGCGATTGATACCGCAATATCCATGGTTGACCTAACAACTCTCGAAGGTGCAGATACACCTGGGAAAGTTCGCGCCTTGTGTTCAAAGGCAGTCAGGCCTGATCCAACGGATCCAACAGTTCCTAGCGTAGGCGCAATCTGTGTCTATAACGATATGGTTGAAATAGCTCGCACACATTTAGATGCAATTGGCGGGGAACATGTTCCAGTTGCCGCTGTCTCCACTGCATTTCCATCTGGCCGAGCTTCCATGGAGGTGAAGATTCAAGATACTCAAGATGCAATCAATGCGGGTGCAGCTGAAATTGATATGGTGATTGACCGTGGAGCATTCTTGGCAGGTAAGTATGGAATGGTCTTTGATGAGATTGTAAAGATTCGAGAAATCTGTGGTGAGAAGGCGCATCTTAAAGTTATCTTTGAAACTGGCGAACTTGTCACCTATGACAATGTTCGAAAGGCTTCCTACCTTGCAATGCTTGCAGGAGCTGACTTCATCAAGACTTCCACAGGAAAGGTGGCTCCTGCTGCTACCCCGCCAGTTGTGCTTGTGATGCTTGAAGCTGTGCGTGATTTTTACACACTCACACAACGAAAAATTGGAGTCAAGCCTGCCGGCGGAATCCGGACTACGAAGGATGCAATTAAGCAATTGGTTCTGGTAAATGAGACTGCAGGACCTGACTGGTTAACTCCGCAGCTATTTCGAATCGGGGCAAGCGCGCTTCTCAATGATTTACTGATGCAACGCATGAAAATGTCAGATGGCTACTACGCTAGCCCTAACTACGTATCGATTGACTAGGAATGGGCGCAAGATGACCTTCGAATATGCACCGGCGCCGGAATCTAGGGCGATCGTCTCAATCAAGCCTAAGTATGGTCACTTCATCAACGGCTCTTTTGTTGCCGGAAAGAAGCACTTCCCAACCATCAATCCTGCGACCGAAGAGGTGTTGAGCCTTATTTCTCTGGGTGGTGTGTCAGATGTTGATAAGGCGGTTGCAGCGGCACAAAAGGCTTATACAAAAACCTGGTCAAAGCTTTCAGGTAAAGAACGTGGAAAATATTTATATCGAATTGCTCGAATTCTGCAAGAACGTGCACGTGAGTTTGCCGTCCTTGAGACTCTCGATAATGGAAAGCCAATCCGTGAAACTCGCGATATTGATATTCCACTCGTTGCAGCACACTTTTTCTATCATGCAGGGTGGGCCGACAAATTAGATTACGCAGGTCTCGGTCACTCCCCTAAAGCCTATGGCGTTGCGGGACAGATCATTCCTTGGAATTTCCCACTGTTAATGCTGGCTTGGAAAGTTGCACCGGCACTTGCCACCGGTAACACAGTGGTTCTCAAGCCAGCAGAGACAACCTCGCTGACTGCTCTTCTTTTTGCCGAAGTCTGTCAGCAAGCTGAATTACCAGATGGAGTAGTCAATATTGTCACCGGCGATGGCTCTACTGGTGCAGCGATAGTGAACCATCCAGGAATACATAAGATTGCATTTACCGGATCTACTGAAGTTGGGAAGAAGATTGCTCGCGCTATTGCAGCCACAGATAAGAAAGCGACCCTGGAATTAGGTGGAAAGGGTGCCAATATTGTCTTCGATGACGCCCCAGTAGATGAAGCAGTCGAAGGAATCGTCAATGGAATCTTCTTTAATCAGGGACATGTCTGCTGCGCGGGATCAAGGCTAATTCTGCAAGAGAGTATCGCTGACGAAGTGATTGAAAAGCTCAAGGTCAGAATGTCTAAAATTAGAGTCGGAGATCCGCTCGATAAAAATACTGATCTCGGTGCCATCAACTCAAAGGAGCAGTTGGTAAAGATTAAAGAGCTCTCAGCAATCGGAGATGGCGAAGGTGCTCAACGTTGGAGCCCACAGTGCAATCTGCCTGATAAAGGTTTCTGGTTTGCTCCAACAATCTTTACTGGTGTCACTCAGGCTAACCGAATCGCGCAGGAAGAGATCTTCGGTCCAGTTCTGTCAATCCTAACTTTTAGAACTCCCCAAGAAGCTATCGACAAGGCAAATAACACTCCCTTCGGATTATCTGCCGGTATCTGGAGCGAGAAAGGCTCACGAATTTTCTGGGCTAGCCAACACCTCAAAGCTGGAGTTATCTGGGCAAATACCTTTAATAAATTTGATCCAGCATCGCCATTCGGAGGTTATAAAGAATCTGGATGGGGTCGCGAAGGTGGCAAGCATGGCCTTGCTGCATATTTAAAAAATGGCAAAGAGACTGGGGCGAAGTAAATGACTACTAAGAAGCAGCCTCGTGTTGATGTGAAGAAGACTTACAAACTCTTCATCAATGGTGCATTTGCCCGTAGTGAATCTGGTCGCGTATTTGAAGTAACTGCCAAGAATGGGGATTTCATTGCTAACCCTGCACTGGCATCGCGTAAAGATCTACGTGATGCAGTCACAGCGGCGCGTGCTGCGCAATCAGGGTGGGCAAAAGCCACTGCATACAATCGTGGTCAAATTCTCTATCGCATCGCTGAAATGCTTGAAGGCAGAGCAGAACAGTTTGAATCTGAAATTGCACTTACTTCGCAGATAACCGCGGCTAAAGCCAAGGCACAAGTAACAGATGCTATTGATCGTTGGGTTTGGTATGCCGGCTGGAGTGACAAACTTCAAGCAGTCAGTGGAGCCACAAATCCAGTCTCTGGTCCATTCTTCAATTTCTCAATCTCTGAGCCGCAAGGCGTGATTGCCATCGCATCTGATGTGAGTTTTATCGATTTCATCGATGCTATCGCCGCCGCCGTAGTCTCAGGTAATACAACTGTTGTTCTCGTTCCTGGTTCACTTGCAGTACCAGCCATGACTTTCGCCGAGGTGTTGGCAACAAGTGACCTACCGGCTGGTGTCATCAATATCCTGACCGGATCACTTGATGAACTTGCCCCGTGGGCTGCATCTCATATGGATATTGATGGTTTTGATATTTCTGGTGTTAACAAGAAAAAACATGGAGAACTGAAAGTAGCTGGGGCTGAGAACTTAAAGCGGATTCATGCATTTAGTACTGGTCAAAGCCCGTCAAGAATCCTTGCATTTATGGAATCTAAAACTGTCTGGCACTCAGTTGGGGTGTAACGAACTTACTCCTCTGAAATCTTTGCATACTGCGGTTTCACAACGCTTTCGATAATCGATAGCCGTTCCTCAAAAGGAATAAACGCACTTTTCAGGGCATTAATTGTCACTCGCTGCAAATCTTGGAAGGTCCAATCACATTGATTGACCATCTCTGTCATCTCACGTGACATCGAAGTTGCAGACATCAAGCGATTATCTGTATTGATGGTCACTCTAAATCGAAGCTTTGCCAGCTTTGCTAGCGGATGGTGGGCAAATGAATCTGCAACACCTGTTTGAATATTGGAAGATGGGCACATTTCAAGTGGCACTCTGCGATCTCTCACATAAGAAGAGAGACGACCAAGGCGGGCTGGTGTGTGATTGAAATCGATATCGTCGGTAATGCGAACACCGTGACCTAAGCGTTCTGCTCCGCACAATTGAATTGCTTCCCAGATAGATGGCAGGCCGTAGGCCTCACCAGCATGAATAGTGAAGTGCGCATTCTCGCGGCGCAGATATTCAAAGGTATCTAGCTGATCACTTGGTGGGAATCCATCTTCTGGCCCTGCAATATCAAAGCCGACAACTCCTTGATCGCGATACTTCACTGCCAGTTCTGCAACTACTTGTGAGAGTTGATTTTGGCGCATTCCACAAAGCAGTGACATGACGCGAATCGTGTTCCCTTCACTCTTTGCTTCAGCTTCACCTTCGCGGAAACCCTCGAGGATTGCTTCGATGGCTTGTGCAAGTGTCAGTCCTTTTTCGGTAATCAGTTCAGGTGCCATGCGAACTTCAGCATAAACAACACCATCGCGCGCAAGATCTACAGCGCATTCGCGCGCAACCCGGACAATATCTTGTCTGCGTTGCATCACGGCAACCGTGTGGGCAAAAGTTTCTAAGTAGAGAACTAGTGAGCCTGAATCACATGATGATCTAAACCATTCAGCAAGCTCTGCCGCATCATAAGTTGGGAGTTCATGGCCAATCTCTTTGGCAATGTCAATGATTGTTTGGGGGCGCAGTCCGCCATCGAGGTGATCGTGCAGCAACGCCTTAGGTAAACGCTTTACCTGTTCAGCAGTTGGCTTCTTGGTGATGTTACTCATCCTTCGATTCTCTCCAAAACTAATGGCAGTCGGTTGACTGTTCCGCCTTCTACTATTGTGACAGCACCTTCTAGAATCTCTAAAGCGCGCTCGAATCTCGCTGGCTCATCGGTATGTAAGGTCATAAGCGGTGCACCTGCAGTGATGTAATCCCCTGGCTTTGCGTGTAACTCGATTCCAGCTCCCGCCTGGACCTTCTCGCCCTGCTTAGAGCGCCCCGCACCTAAGCGCCAAGCGCTGACTCCCACCTTCATGGCATCCATGGTGGTCACTGTGCCGCTGTGAGCAGCTGCAATCACATGTTTTTCTCGCGCTACTGGCAGCGCTGCATCCGGGTCTCCCCCTTGGGCGCTAATCATTCTGCGCCAATGATCCATTGCACTGCCATCTTTCAGTGCAACTTCTGGATCTTTTCCAATAATTCCAGCAGCATCAATCATTTCACGTGCAAGCAAAATTGTTAATTCAACAACATCGCTGGGGCCACCCCCTGCTAATACCTCAACAGATTCACGCACTTCAAGTGCGTTGCCTGCAGTTAAGCCCAGTGGCACATCCATCGCAGTTACTAACGCGCGAGTCTTTACTCCGGCATCTGTACCAAGTTGCACCATCGTGCGAGCGAGCTCTGATGCCTTCTTGGGATCTGCCATAAAGGCTCCGCTGCCAGTCTTTACATCAAGAACAAGAGCGGAAGTTCCTTCGGCAATCTTCTTGCTCATGATTGATGATGCAATCAGCGGAATCGCCTCCACCGTTGCAGTGACATCACGTAGTGCATAAAGCTTCTTATCTGCCGGTGCTAACCCAGCACCAGCTGCGCAAATGACTGCACCAGTCTCTTGTAATACCTTAAGCATCTCATCATTAGAAAGTGATGCGCGCCAACCAGGAATTGATTCAAGTTTGTCGAGTGTTCCACCTGTGTGGCCAAGTCCGCGACCAGAAAGTTGAGGGACGGCGCCACCACATGCTGCCACAAGCGGTGCCAACGGAAGTGTGATCTTGTCGCCAACACCGCCGGTTGAGTGTTTATCTACAGTTTTGCGATCAAGCATCGACCAATCCATACGCTCGCCACTATTTATCATCGCATTGGTCCAGCGTGATATCTCACGCGAGTTCATACCATTTAGCAGAATTGCCATGAGAAGTGCCGACATCTGCTCATCTGCAACAACACCACGGGTGTACGCGTCGATAACCCAATCAATCTGTGTGTCGCTTAGTTCGTTTCGGTCTCGCTTAGCTGCAATGATTTCTACAGCTGCAAAAGGTTCAATCATGAAAGGCGATTCTCAATTTCCTCGGGTCCAAAAGCCCATGGAAGTAAATCTGCCAAAGTCTTTACGCCCTGATCAGTCATCATTTGTAGTGTGGAACCACCATGTTCTTGCAGTAATTGGCGACAGCGACCACACGGCATCAATGCATTTCCTGCGATATCCACGCATACAAATGCCACGAGACGGCCCCCACCTGTTGCAATCAGTGAGGAAACCAAGCCACATTCAGCACACAAGGTCAGTCCATAACTCGCATTTTCAACATTGCATCCAGAAACAATTCGCCCATCATCGACAAGTGCTGCCACACCCACCGGAAACTTTGAATACGGCACGTATGCCTTCTTCATCGCAGTTAGCGCCTCTGCGTGCAGTACATCCCAAGAAATATTCATTAGTGCGAGCCTCCGCCACGTTTATACGGAATTCCATCTGCCGCCGGCGCTCGAACTTTTCCAATAAATCCTGAGACGGCAATGATTGTCGCAATGTATGGCGCCATCAACATAAATTCAGATGGAATTGGGGTACCAATAATTGTCAGTAGCCCTTGGAGGTTATCGGCGAAGCCAAAGATCAATGCAGCTGCTACTGCGCCCATGGGGCTCCAGCGGCCAAAGATGAGCGCTGCCAAGGCGATAAAACCCTTACCTGCAGTCATTTCCTTACTGAAAGATCCAACTGCACCCAAAGTGAAGAAGGCGCCACCAAGACCTGCGATGGCACCAGCTAAAATTACGTTCTTAAATCGAATTGCGTTGACATTGATTCCAACGGATTCTGCAGCAGTTGGATGCTCACCTACAGCGCGTGTACGAAGACCCCACCTGCTCTTAAATAGCGCAATGTGAATAATAGTTACGAAAATATACATGAGGTAAACAATTATGCTTTGGGCAAAAAAGATTGGTCCAATCACTGGAATCTGGGAAAGCAAAGGAATCTCTATGGGAGCAAATGCCGTTGCTGAATTCCATTCGCTTTGATATGGAATAAGAAGTTTCTTGTAAAGAAAGCTAGTTAATCCAATTACCAAAACATTGAGAACAAAACCAAGAACTACCTGATCAATTCCGTATCTAATTGCAAAAATCGCAAGAAGGAGGGAAATTAGTGCTCCAGCTATGGGAGCAAAGAGAAGTCCCCACCAATTATTATTTAGCAGTGAAGCAATAACACCTGAGGCAAAGGCCCCGGCTA contains:
- the deoC gene encoding deoxyribose-phosphate aldolase, with translation MSFYGLVDGSEKSLLKFLEQLSGVDQVGADSRAAMLATRSIKTTSKKWAIDTAISMVDLTTLEGADTPGKVRALCSKAVRPDPTDPTVPSVGAICVYNDMVEIARTHLDAIGGEHVPVAAVSTAFPSGRASMEVKIQDTQDAINAGAAEIDMVIDRGAFLAGKYGMVFDEIVKIREICGEKAHLKVIFETGELVTYDNVRKASYLAMLAGADFIKTSTGKVAPAATPPVVLVMLEAVRDFYTLTQRKIGVKPAGGIRTTKDAIKQLVLVNETAGPDWLTPQLFRIGASALLNDLLMQRMKMSDGYYASPNYVSID
- a CDS encoding thymidine phosphorylase yields the protein MIEPFAAVEIIAAKRDRNELSDTQIDWVIDAYTRGVVADEQMSALLMAILLNGMNSREISRWTNAMINSGERMDWSMLDRKTVDKHSTGGVGDKITLPLAPLVAACGGAVPQLSGRGLGHTGGTLDKLESIPGWRASLSNDEMLKVLQETGAVICAAGAGLAPADKKLYALRDVTATVEAIPLIASSIMSKKIAEGTSALVLDVKTGSGAFMADPKKASELARTMVQLGTDAGVKTRALVTAMDVPLGLTAGNALEVRESVEVLAGGGPSDVVELTILLAREMIDAAGIIGKDPEVALKDGSAMDHWRRMISAQGGDPDAALPVAREKHVIAAAHSGTVTTMDAMKVGVSAWRLGAGRSKQGEKVQAGAGIELHAKPGDYITAGAPLMTLHTDEPARFERALEILEGAVTIVEGGTVNRLPLVLERIEG
- a CDS encoding aldehyde dehydrogenase family protein, whose product is MATTLALTTYRLTRNGRKMTFEYAPAPESRAIVSIKPKYGHFINGSFVAGKKHFPTINPATEEVLSLISLGGVSDVDKAVAAAQKAYTKTWSKLSGKERGKYLYRIARILQERAREFAVLETLDNGKPIRETRDIDIPLVAAHFFYHAGWADKLDYAGLGHSPKAYGVAGQIIPWNFPLLMLAWKVAPALATGNTVVLKPAETTSLTALLFAEVCQQAELPDGVVNIVTGDGSTGAAIVNHPGIHKIAFTGSTEVGKKIARAIAATDKKATLELGGKGANIVFDDAPVDEAVEGIVNGIFFNQGHVCCAGSRLILQESIADEVIEKLKVRMSKIRVGDPLDKNTDLGAINSKEQLVKIKELSAIGDGEGAQRWSPQCNLPDKGFWFAPTIFTGVTQANRIAQEEIFGPVLSILTFRTPQEAIDKANNTPFGLSAGIWSEKGSRIFWASQHLKAGVIWANTFNKFDPASPFGGYKESGWGREGGKHGLAAYLKNGKETGAK
- a CDS encoding cytidine deaminase, translated to MNISWDVLHAEALTAMKKAYVPYSKFPVGVAALVDDGRIVSGCNVENASYGLTLCAECGLVSSLIATGGGRLVAFVCVDIAGNALMPCGRCRQLLQEHGGSTLQMMTDQGVKTLADLLPWAFGPEEIENRLS
- a CDS encoding ABC transporter permease; the protein is MAKISLRTMSVPERRKFRGVITMGVLGIFALVVFALLPDKSQPVTYGFILGKEWVLLEKWVVDSKSGALLFAVLSVVTALVALGLFTMRKHSRVISLVFGSTFLMSFLCWAAAGKFIPLTGLLQGGLLLSVPLIFGAMAGVLSERSGVINIAIEGQLLAGAFASGVIASLLNNNWWGLLFAPIAGALISLLLAIFAIRYGIDQVVLGFVLNVLVIGLTSFLYKKLLIPYQSEWNSATAFAPIEIPLLSQIPVIGPIFFAQSIIVYLMYIFVTIIHIALFKSRWGLRTRAVGEHPTAAESVGINVNAIRFKNVILAGAIAGLGGAFFTLGAVGSFSKEMTAGKGFIALAALIFGRWSPMGAVAAALIFGFADNLQGLLTIIGTPIPSEFMLMAPYIATIIAVSGFIGKVRAPAADGIPYKRGGGSH
- a CDS encoding phospho-sugar mutase; the encoded protein is MDASLKAEVEAWIADDPDPQTAGELQKALDAGDEQLLKKYFNGFLQFGTAGLRGPVGPGPSAMNRAVVGRTAAGIAAYMKSHGMKSVVIGQDARHGSAEFTQESASIFSGAGMDVYVLPRPLPTPVLAFATQYLKCDIGIMVTASHNPRQDNGYKVYVGPSADGINYACSQIISPTDQLIADQITLVNSLKSQPRGKEWKIVGEDVITEYVRRTAQLAPRPGDLKIVYTAMHGVGTETVQRVFNHAGFATLILVDDQCTPDPDFPTVAFPNPEEPGAIDLALKKARDFGAELVIANDPDTDRCAVAIKDPKVGWRMLRGDELGIIFGEWIARTKPSGTFATSIVSSSALGKISAHYGIKYKEVLTGFKWLAKIENLSFGYEEAIGYAVDSENVNDKDGISAAIFIAQIAIDLKRDGLTISDLLDEVWARHGFHGTEQISIRVADLSVVTGLLARLRQHPPQEIAGRGVEAIDDLAAPTNGLPPTDGLRIWLAGGIRVIVRPSGTEAKIKCYIEVVTATSGESQKILDEIRQPLKEFLS
- a CDS encoding aldehyde dehydrogenase family protein, producing the protein MTTKKQPRVDVKKTYKLFINGAFARSESGRVFEVTAKNGDFIANPALASRKDLRDAVTAARAAQSGWAKATAYNRGQILYRIAEMLEGRAEQFESEIALTSQITAAKAKAQVTDAIDRWVWYAGWSDKLQAVSGATNPVSGPFFNFSISEPQGVIAIASDVSFIDFIDAIAAAVVSGNTTVVLVPGSLAVPAMTFAEVLATSDLPAGVINILTGSLDELAPWAASHMDIDGFDISGVNKKKHGELKVAGAENLKRIHAFSTGQSPSRILAFMESKTVWHSVGV
- a CDS encoding adenosine deaminase; its protein translation is MSNITKKPTAEQVKRLPKALLHDHLDGGLRPQTIIDIAKEIGHELPTYDAAELAEWFRSSCDSGSLVLYLETFAHTVAVMQRRQDIVRVARECAVDLARDGVVYAEVRMAPELITEKGLTLAQAIEAILEGFREGEAEAKSEGNTIRVMSLLCGMRQNQLSQVVAELAVKYRDQGVVGFDIAGPEDGFPPSDQLDTFEYLRRENAHFTIHAGEAYGLPSIWEAIQLCGAERLGHGVRITDDIDFNHTPARLGRLSSYVRDRRVPLEMCPSSNIQTGVADSFAHHPLAKLAKLRFRVTINTDNRLMSATSMSREMTEMVNQCDWTFQDLQRVTINALKSAFIPFEERLSIIESVVKPQYAKISEE